One region of Girardinichthys multiradiatus isolate DD_20200921_A chromosome 1, DD_fGirMul_XY1, whole genome shotgun sequence genomic DNA includes:
- the l1cama gene encoding neural cell adhesion molecule L1.2 isoform X3: MPHIQRQQVCSRGQSSSHLLPLVLALISLEVLPSRAAIEMPSNWEHKRPPQITIHPESVTVFSVEDLVMSCEASGIPSPSFSWTKDGKPFDPSTDTELKVTKNSGSFAFYTLSNTMDTLKPYQGKYICYATNELGTAVSNEAILRTDVPPTQQKEKKVTVKSDEGSSIVLKCNPPQSSMEPIIHWMDRKLHHIQLSKRVVVGKDGNLYFAHLTMDDSREDYTCNVQYLATRTILAKEPITLKVNPSNSVLRNRRPHMMRPAEGESTYHALRGQTVELECIVQGLPTPEITWLKKEGELDDSRTIKDMFDRLLRLSDISESDSGEYQCIAKNTQGTAIHTYHLKVEAAPYWKKIPESLIYAPGETVRLDCAAEGTPSPTISWTRNGEEISGTDSGHAVIAENASLILNRVNFGDTAIYQCRASNEHGTILTNTYVYVIELPPQIITEDRKLYSVTEGQSISLECETFGSPKPEVIWERGTSYLLDDPRVNPLTNGGLQIFNVSHDEEGFYTCSVQNANLSITAELEVFNRTVILTPPKDLKVQPGTTAIFTCVGLYDTNLRMPQIQWRKNNQKLMESSSDEKYTFDGADFIITNVEPDDEGIYTCEIITLLDNAEARATLTICDRPDPPGLLQISDPKHRAVSLSWTPGDNHKSTVLEYIIEFEDQGLKERGWEELKRVGGNQEHAVLSLWPYMSYRFRAIAINEVGKSDPSKPSEIHNTPAEAPDNNPEDVRSESIDPDTLLVTWEKMDKRNFNGPDFKYKVQWRRAVGSGPKWHKSETTEPPVIVTDVGNFSAFEIKVQAINANGDGPEPDPVIGYSGEEVPLEAPMDAGVALINSTTIRVTWAAIDRETVRGHLLGYKIHLTRKGSRDHNRGRRSREAESTVEETGPNEEMKVISNLRPYSRYLLSIAVFNKKGEGPHSEPLPFNTEEGVPGPPTSLILDSPSETEMTLHWTPPAHPNGILTGYLLQYQRITESDDSPLQKDEIDNPTVTHFTLKGLDRHNQYRFYLRGLTSAGKGEPIIMAGATTLDGAPPSDISLSVGENSVNVSWEAQKRHRNIGFYIHYLKKNGGSNWKKSEKVNSSQSFYQLRGLTPGSDYVLRFFYGNASFWETGIKTEGTEMTEVQASIATQGWFIGVVSALVLLLLILLILCFIKRSKGGKYSVKDKEDGPMDSEARPMKEETFGEYSDLEEKRTASQPSLCEDKMCSEDTLNFNGSSALTTELNLDESLASQISRQSEGPEGFHGMPENSPLNPTTIAPTTNGMPNSITILD; this comes from the exons GGGAAC ACAAAAGGCCTCCTCAGATCACCATACACCCAGAGTCTGTCACTGTCTTCAGTGTCGAGGACCTCGTCATGAGCTGTGAAGCCTCTGGCATCCCTTCACCCAG TTTCAGTTGGACTAAGGATGGAAAGCCATTTGACCCAAGCACCGACACAGAGCTTAAGGTGACGAAGAACTCTGGCTCGTTTGCATTCTACACGCTCAGTAATACTATGGACACCCTGAAGCCGTACCAAGGCAAATATATCTGCTATGCCACTAATGAGCTCGGGACGGCTGTGTCAAATGAAGCCATACTCAGGACTGATG TCCCCCCTACCCAGcaaaaggagaagaaagtcaCTGTGAAGTCTGATGAGGGAAGCAGCATCGTGCTGAAGTGTAATCCCCCTCAGAGCTCCATGGAGCCCATCATTCACTGGATGGATCGGA aGCTGCACCATATCCAGCTGAGTAAGCGGGTGGTGGTTGGAAAGGACGGCAACCTTTACTTTGCACATTTGACAATGGATGACAGCAGGGAAGACTACACCTGCAACGTCCAGTACCTGGCGACACGCACGATTCTGGCAAAGGAGCCCATCACTCTAAAGGTCAACCCCT CCAATTCGGTACTGCGGAACCGGAGACCACACATGATGAGGCCTGCTGAAGGCGAAAGCACGTACCACGCCCTCAGGGGACAGACCGTAGAACTCGAGTGCATTGTTCAAGGCCT CCCAACTCCTGAAATTACATGGCTGAAGAAGGAAGGTGAGCTGGATGATTCTCGGACAATCAAAGATATGTTTGACCGACTCCTGCGCCTCAGTGACATCTCTGAAAGTGACAGTGGCGAGTACCAGTGCATAGCCAAGAACACCCAAGGGACTGCCATACACACCTACCATCTGAAAGTCGAAG CTGCGCCATACTGGAAAAAGATCCCTGAGAGTCTGATCTATGCCCCTGGTGAGACGGTAAGACTAGACTGTGCAGCAGAGGGTACCCCCTCTCCTACTATCAGCTGGACCAGGAACGGAGAGGAAATCTCAG GAACAGACTCCGGACATGCTGTGATAGCAGAAAATGCATCACTGATCCTAAATCGTGTCAACTTTGGCGACACCGCTATCTACCAGTGCCGGGCCTCCAACGAACATGGCACCATCCTCACCAACACCTACGTATACGTCATTG AACTGCCTCCCCAGATCATTACAGAAGACAGGAAGCTTTACTCTGTCACTGAGGGCCAGAGCATTTCACTGGAGTGTGAGACCTTTGGCTCTCCTAAACCAGAAGTCATATG GGAGAGAGGGACATCGTACCTTCTGGATGATCCCAGAGTTAACCCACTCACCAATGGGGGGCTTCAGATCTTTAATGTCAGCCATGATGAGGAGGGTTTCTACACCTGCTCAGTTCAAAATGCCAACTTGTCAATCACTGCTGAACTGGAAGTGTTCA ACAGGACAGTTATCCTGACACCACCTAAGGACCTAAAGGTGCAGCCTGGAACCACAGCAATCTTCACATGTGTGGGCCTTTATGATACAAATCTGAGGATGCCTCAAATCCAGTGGAGAAAGAACAACCAGAAGCTGATGGAGTCCTCCAGTGATGAAAA ATACACATTTGATGGAGCAGACTTCATAATCACTAATGTGGAACCAGATGATGAGGGCATTTACACCTGTGAGATCATCACTTTGTTGGACAACGCTGAAGCCAGAGCCACTCTCACTATATGCG ACCGTCCAGACCCTCCAGGCCTCCTCCAGATCTCTGATCCCAAACATCGTGCAGTCTCTCTCAGCTGGACTCCTGGAGACAACCACAAGAGCACTGTTCTAG AGTATATAATCGAGTTTGAAGACCAGGGTTTGAAGGAGAGGGGTTGGGAAGAGCTGAAGAGAGTAGGAGGCAATCAGGAGCATGCCGTCCTCTCCCTCTGGCCTTACATGTCCTACCGTTTCCGGGCCATCGCAATCAACGAAGTGGGGAAGAGCGACCCTAGCAAACCCTCTGAAATCCACAACACACCAGCTGAAG CTCCAGACAACAACCCAGAAGATGTCCGAAGTGAGTCCATAGACCCAGACACTCTCCTCGTCACCTGGGAG AAAATGGATAAACGTAACTTCAACGGACCTGACTTCAAGTACAAGGTGCAGTGGAGGCGAGCGGTGGGCAGTGGACCTAAGTGGCACAAGAGCGAAACGACTGAGCCACCAGTCATCGTTACTGATGTTGGCAATTTCTCTGCTTTTGAAATAAAAGTTCAGGCCATCAACGCAAATGGTGACGGACCGGAGCCGGACCCTGTTATTGGCTACTCAGGGGAGGAGG TTCCCCTAGAAGCTCCGATGGATGCAGGAGTTGCACTAATTAACAGCACTACAATCAGAGTGACCTGGGCCGCTATAGACAGAGAAACAGTGAGAGGACACTTGCTGGGATACaag ATACACCTTACCAGGAAGGGCTCCAGGGACCACAATCGAGGCAGGAGATCCAGGGAGGCTGAGAGCACTGTGGAGGAGACTGGTCCCaatgaagaaatgaaggtcatCAGTAATCTTAGACCATACTCCCGCTACCTTCTGTCCATTGCCGTTTTCAACAAAAAGGGAGAGGGACCCCATTCCGAGCCACTGCCCTTCAATACTGAGGAGGGAG TACCCGGTCCTCCAACATCCCTGATCCTTGACAGCCCATCAGAAACAGAAATGACCCTGCACTGGACACCTCCAGCCCACCCCAATGGAATCCTCACTGGATACCTGCTTCAGTACCAGCGCA TTACAGAGAGCGATGACAGCCCCTTACAGAAGGACGAGATAGATAACCCCACAGTCACCCACTTTACCCTGAAGGGCCTGGACCGTCACAACCAGTATCGCTTCTACCTGAGGGGGCTCACTAGTGCTGGAAAGGGAGAGCCCATAATTATGGCTGGTGCCACCACACTTGATGGAG CTCCTCCCTCGGACATCAGCCTGTCTGTGGGGGAAAACTCTGTAAATGTCAGCTGGGAGGCCCAGAAGAGACACAGGAATATTGGTTTCTACATCCACTATCTCAAAAAGAATG GTGGCAGTAACTGGAAAAAGTCTGAGAAGGTGAACTCTTCTCAGTCTTTCTACCAGCTTCGGGGCCTGACTCCTGGCTCTGATTATGTTCTGCGCTTCTTTTACGGTAATGCCTCATTCTGGGAGACAGGCATCAAGACTGAAGGAACAG AAATGACAGAGGTACAGGCAAGCATTGCAACGCAGGGCTGGTTCATCGGTGTTGTCAGTGCCCTTGTCTTGCTGTTGTTGATACTTCTTATTCTCTGCTTCATCAAGAGGAGTAAAGGAGGAAAATACTCAG TGAAAGATAAAGAGGACGGTCCAATGGACTCAGAGGCCCGGCCGATGAAGGAGGAAACATTTGGAGAGTACAG TGATCTTGAGGAGAAGCGGACAGCCAGCCAGCCGTCCCTGTGTGAGGACAAGATGTGCAGCGAGGATACCCTGAACTTTAATGGGAGCAGTGCGCTCACTACAGAGCTCAACCTGGATGAATCTCTGGCCAGCCAGATCAGTCGTCAGAGTGAAGGTCCAGAGGGGTTTCATGGCATGCCTGAAAACTCCCCGCTGAACCCCACTACCATCGCCCCAACCACTAATGGCATGCCCAATTCAATCACTATCCTCGATTAA
- the l1cama gene encoding neural cell adhesion molecule L1.2 isoform X1 yields MPHIQRQQVCSRGQSSSHLLPLVLALISLEVLPSRAAIEMPSNWEHKRPPQITIHPESVTVFSVEDLVMSCEASGIPSPSFSWTKDGKPFDPSTDTELKVTKNSGSFAFYTLSNTMDTLKPYQGKYICYATNELGTAVSNEAILRTDVPPTQQKEKKVTVKSDEGSSIVLKCNPPQSSMEPIIHWMDRKLHHIQLSKRVVVGKDGNLYFAHLTMDDSREDYTCNVQYLATRTILAKEPITLKVNPSNSVLRNRRPHMMRPAEGESTYHALRGQTVELECIVQGLPTPEITWLKKEGELDDSRTIKDMFDRLLRLSDISESDSGEYQCIAKNTQGTAIHTYHLKVEAAPYWKKIPESLIYAPGETVRLDCAAEGTPSPTISWTRNGEEISGTDSGHAVIAENASLILNRVNFGDTAIYQCRASNEHGTILTNTYVYVIELPPQIITEDRKLYSVTEGQSISLECETFGSPKPEVIWERGTSYLLDDPRVNPLTNGGLQIFNVSHDEEGFYTCSVQNANLSITAELEVFNRTVILTPPKDLKVQPGTTAIFTCVGLYDTNLRMPQIQWRKNNQKLMESSSDEKYTFDGADFIITNVEPDDEGIYTCEIITLLDNAEARATLTICDRPDPPGLLQISDPKHRAVSLSWTPGDNHKSTVLEYIIEFEDQGLKERGWEELKRVGGNQEHAVLSLWPYMSYRFRAIAINEVGKSDPSKPSEIHNTPAEAPDNNPEDVRSESIDPDTLLVTWEKMDKRNFNGPDFKYKVQWRRAVGSGPKWHKSETTEPPVIVTDVGNFSAFEIKVQAINANGDGPEPDPVIGYSGEEVPLEAPMDAGVALINSTTIRVTWAAIDRETVRGHLLGYKIHLTRKGSRDHNRGRRSREAESTVEETGPNEEMKVISNLRPYSRYLLSIAVFNKKGEGPHSEPLPFNTEEGVPGPPTSLILDSPSETEMTLHWTPPAHPNGILTGYLLQYQRITESDDSPLQKDEIDNPTVTHFTLKGLDRHNQYRFYLRGLTSAGKGEPIIMAGATTLDGAPPSDISLSVGENSVNVSWEAQKRHRNIGFYIHYLKKNGGSNWKKSEKVNSSQSFYQLRGLTPGSDYVLRFFYGNASFWETGIKTEGTEMTEVQASIATQGWFIGVVSALVLLLLILLILCFIKRSKGGKYSVKDKEDGPMDSEARPMKEETFGEYRSLESDLEEKRTASQPSLCEDKMCSEDTLNFNGSSALTTELNLDESLASQISRQSEGPEGFHGMPENSPLNPTTIAPTTNGMPNSITILD; encoded by the exons GGGAAC ACAAAAGGCCTCCTCAGATCACCATACACCCAGAGTCTGTCACTGTCTTCAGTGTCGAGGACCTCGTCATGAGCTGTGAAGCCTCTGGCATCCCTTCACCCAG TTTCAGTTGGACTAAGGATGGAAAGCCATTTGACCCAAGCACCGACACAGAGCTTAAGGTGACGAAGAACTCTGGCTCGTTTGCATTCTACACGCTCAGTAATACTATGGACACCCTGAAGCCGTACCAAGGCAAATATATCTGCTATGCCACTAATGAGCTCGGGACGGCTGTGTCAAATGAAGCCATACTCAGGACTGATG TCCCCCCTACCCAGcaaaaggagaagaaagtcaCTGTGAAGTCTGATGAGGGAAGCAGCATCGTGCTGAAGTGTAATCCCCCTCAGAGCTCCATGGAGCCCATCATTCACTGGATGGATCGGA aGCTGCACCATATCCAGCTGAGTAAGCGGGTGGTGGTTGGAAAGGACGGCAACCTTTACTTTGCACATTTGACAATGGATGACAGCAGGGAAGACTACACCTGCAACGTCCAGTACCTGGCGACACGCACGATTCTGGCAAAGGAGCCCATCACTCTAAAGGTCAACCCCT CCAATTCGGTACTGCGGAACCGGAGACCACACATGATGAGGCCTGCTGAAGGCGAAAGCACGTACCACGCCCTCAGGGGACAGACCGTAGAACTCGAGTGCATTGTTCAAGGCCT CCCAACTCCTGAAATTACATGGCTGAAGAAGGAAGGTGAGCTGGATGATTCTCGGACAATCAAAGATATGTTTGACCGACTCCTGCGCCTCAGTGACATCTCTGAAAGTGACAGTGGCGAGTACCAGTGCATAGCCAAGAACACCCAAGGGACTGCCATACACACCTACCATCTGAAAGTCGAAG CTGCGCCATACTGGAAAAAGATCCCTGAGAGTCTGATCTATGCCCCTGGTGAGACGGTAAGACTAGACTGTGCAGCAGAGGGTACCCCCTCTCCTACTATCAGCTGGACCAGGAACGGAGAGGAAATCTCAG GAACAGACTCCGGACATGCTGTGATAGCAGAAAATGCATCACTGATCCTAAATCGTGTCAACTTTGGCGACACCGCTATCTACCAGTGCCGGGCCTCCAACGAACATGGCACCATCCTCACCAACACCTACGTATACGTCATTG AACTGCCTCCCCAGATCATTACAGAAGACAGGAAGCTTTACTCTGTCACTGAGGGCCAGAGCATTTCACTGGAGTGTGAGACCTTTGGCTCTCCTAAACCAGAAGTCATATG GGAGAGAGGGACATCGTACCTTCTGGATGATCCCAGAGTTAACCCACTCACCAATGGGGGGCTTCAGATCTTTAATGTCAGCCATGATGAGGAGGGTTTCTACACCTGCTCAGTTCAAAATGCCAACTTGTCAATCACTGCTGAACTGGAAGTGTTCA ACAGGACAGTTATCCTGACACCACCTAAGGACCTAAAGGTGCAGCCTGGAACCACAGCAATCTTCACATGTGTGGGCCTTTATGATACAAATCTGAGGATGCCTCAAATCCAGTGGAGAAAGAACAACCAGAAGCTGATGGAGTCCTCCAGTGATGAAAA ATACACATTTGATGGAGCAGACTTCATAATCACTAATGTGGAACCAGATGATGAGGGCATTTACACCTGTGAGATCATCACTTTGTTGGACAACGCTGAAGCCAGAGCCACTCTCACTATATGCG ACCGTCCAGACCCTCCAGGCCTCCTCCAGATCTCTGATCCCAAACATCGTGCAGTCTCTCTCAGCTGGACTCCTGGAGACAACCACAAGAGCACTGTTCTAG AGTATATAATCGAGTTTGAAGACCAGGGTTTGAAGGAGAGGGGTTGGGAAGAGCTGAAGAGAGTAGGAGGCAATCAGGAGCATGCCGTCCTCTCCCTCTGGCCTTACATGTCCTACCGTTTCCGGGCCATCGCAATCAACGAAGTGGGGAAGAGCGACCCTAGCAAACCCTCTGAAATCCACAACACACCAGCTGAAG CTCCAGACAACAACCCAGAAGATGTCCGAAGTGAGTCCATAGACCCAGACACTCTCCTCGTCACCTGGGAG AAAATGGATAAACGTAACTTCAACGGACCTGACTTCAAGTACAAGGTGCAGTGGAGGCGAGCGGTGGGCAGTGGACCTAAGTGGCACAAGAGCGAAACGACTGAGCCACCAGTCATCGTTACTGATGTTGGCAATTTCTCTGCTTTTGAAATAAAAGTTCAGGCCATCAACGCAAATGGTGACGGACCGGAGCCGGACCCTGTTATTGGCTACTCAGGGGAGGAGG TTCCCCTAGAAGCTCCGATGGATGCAGGAGTTGCACTAATTAACAGCACTACAATCAGAGTGACCTGGGCCGCTATAGACAGAGAAACAGTGAGAGGACACTTGCTGGGATACaag ATACACCTTACCAGGAAGGGCTCCAGGGACCACAATCGAGGCAGGAGATCCAGGGAGGCTGAGAGCACTGTGGAGGAGACTGGTCCCaatgaagaaatgaaggtcatCAGTAATCTTAGACCATACTCCCGCTACCTTCTGTCCATTGCCGTTTTCAACAAAAAGGGAGAGGGACCCCATTCCGAGCCACTGCCCTTCAATACTGAGGAGGGAG TACCCGGTCCTCCAACATCCCTGATCCTTGACAGCCCATCAGAAACAGAAATGACCCTGCACTGGACACCTCCAGCCCACCCCAATGGAATCCTCACTGGATACCTGCTTCAGTACCAGCGCA TTACAGAGAGCGATGACAGCCCCTTACAGAAGGACGAGATAGATAACCCCACAGTCACCCACTTTACCCTGAAGGGCCTGGACCGTCACAACCAGTATCGCTTCTACCTGAGGGGGCTCACTAGTGCTGGAAAGGGAGAGCCCATAATTATGGCTGGTGCCACCACACTTGATGGAG CTCCTCCCTCGGACATCAGCCTGTCTGTGGGGGAAAACTCTGTAAATGTCAGCTGGGAGGCCCAGAAGAGACACAGGAATATTGGTTTCTACATCCACTATCTCAAAAAGAATG GTGGCAGTAACTGGAAAAAGTCTGAGAAGGTGAACTCTTCTCAGTCTTTCTACCAGCTTCGGGGCCTGACTCCTGGCTCTGATTATGTTCTGCGCTTCTTTTACGGTAATGCCTCATTCTGGGAGACAGGCATCAAGACTGAAGGAACAG AAATGACAGAGGTACAGGCAAGCATTGCAACGCAGGGCTGGTTCATCGGTGTTGTCAGTGCCCTTGTCTTGCTGTTGTTGATACTTCTTATTCTCTGCTTCATCAAGAGGAGTAAAGGAGGAAAATACTCAG TGAAAGATAAAGAGGACGGTCCAATGGACTCAGAGGCCCGGCCGATGAAGGAGGAAACATTTGGAGAGTACAG ATCTCTTGAAAG TGATCTTGAGGAGAAGCGGACAGCCAGCCAGCCGTCCCTGTGTGAGGACAAGATGTGCAGCGAGGATACCCTGAACTTTAATGGGAGCAGTGCGCTCACTACAGAGCTCAACCTGGATGAATCTCTGGCCAGCCAGATCAGTCGTCAGAGTGAAGGTCCAGAGGGGTTTCATGGCATGCCTGAAAACTCCCCGCTGAACCCCACTACCATCGCCCCAACCACTAATGGCATGCCCAATTCAATCACTATCCTCGATTAA